In the genome of Pyrenophora tritici-repentis strain M4 chromosome Unknown M4_contig_00031, whole genome shotgun sequence, one region contains:
- a CDS encoding Atrophin-1 multi-domain protein, whose product MAQFRGMVHGLASESRRLLTEELMFSSKAAPVPAVPWESIRDNPTDERPGWNFLKDHRTNMPVNGERWLFERVGESASIRSRFMKPGTQSGVDRQAIERYMDRVVEFREKLAVLMHITGGQPARGPELLSVRHSNTVQGGHRNIFIEDGMVVFVTRYHKGYKVSGDVKIIHRYLPREVGELVVWYMWLVLPFQQRLEALVWEKEAVSSHMWPADPSGRKWTTDRLREALKRESRIAMGQEWTFAGYREMAIGISRRFLRGSTAFQADEGEENKEWAEEQAGDSIADEQAGHTSHVAGLVYARGIMEQSGAVADRRQQFRASSTDWHRFLGFQAGLDDQRRSSKRKRAPFESEADEARVDRWQRLRKMDARAQLKRMMGEEAKFRGCRRQRSKPSQQARVP is encoded by the coding sequence ATGGCGCAGTTCCGCGGCATGGTACATGGGCTGGCTAGCGAGAGCCGGCGATTATTAACAGAGGAGTTAATGTTTAGCAGCAAGGCAGCGCCGGTGCCGGCAGTGCCATGGGAGAGCATACGTGACAACCCAACCGACGAGCGGCCAGGATGGAACTTTTTGAAGGATCATCGCACAAACATGCCCGTCAACGGCGAGAGGTGGTTATTTGAGCGGGTAGGCGAGAGCGCCAGCATCCGGagtcggttcatgaagcccgggacgcagtcaggggtagaccgacaggcaatagagcgatacatggaccgggtggtagaatttcgcgagaagctggcggtgttaatgcatataacgggtgggcagccagcgcgagggccagagctactgagcgtacggcatagcaacacagtgcaaggggggcatcgcaatatattcatcgaggacggcatggtggtgtttgtgacacggtaccacaagggatacaaagtcagcggcgacgtcaagattatccatcgatatttgccgcgcgaggtgggcgagctggtagtgtggtatatgtggctggtgttgccgttccagcagcggctcgaggcgttggtgtgggagaaggaggcagtttcgtcgcatatgtggccagcagaccccagcggccgcaagtggacgaccgatcggctgcgggaggcgttgaagcgcgagagccggatcgcgatgggccaggagtggacgtttgccgggtaccgggagatggcgattggcatcagccggcggtttttgcgtggatcgacagcgttccaggcagatgagggcgaggagaataaggagtgggctgaggagcaggcaggagattcgattgccgacgagcaggcgggccatacgtcgcacgtggcgggactggtatacgcgcgagggatcatggagcagtcaggggccgtggcggataggcggcagcagttccgggcatcgagcacggattggcatagatttttgggcttccaggcaggcttggacgaccagagaagaagcagcaagcggaagagagcgccgtttgagagcgaggcagacgaggcaagggtggatcggtggcagcggctgaggaagatggacgcgagagcgcagctgaagcgcatgatgggcgaggaggccaagttccgggggtgcaggaggcagcgatcaaagccatcacagcaggcgagagtcccgtag
- a CDS encoding ComEC, membrane metal-binding protein has translation MLVITPTATTTPVFTAASTNIATAAPTLPILAIHSVLAALAIPAAPAVLAAPALANYAPTISALTALTPAAFTLNAPTPTVTALIAATLNALALTAIALATLAILATTTLLPLLLLLFLLLLLLRLLLLRPALATLTPTALTPPHSAILPITASALATSSISTIPVLLAALAFPAVPAVSTALFCPLPPTPPPPAVTAVSAAATAPLVAALTTLATFAFLAALNIFAINPTASVLAAPDTLTISTVLTLSLVLVTCTALNILITTPTTPAPVAASAPAILAAYNILTSTSYLLQLIYTSGYCYCYCYSPTFAILATLTVLTILAVLTILAVLIILAASAVLTILAVLVVLAASAVLTILAVLVVLAASAVLTILAVLVVLAASAVLSTLTALTILAVPAVLAIATINLIVNSLAVRPFLALPLLLLLSSQSSQSP, from the exons atgctcgttattactcctacggctactactacacctgtgtttactgccgcttctacaaatatcgccactgcggcccctacgcttcctattcttgctatccactccgtccttgctgctctcgccattccagctgctcctgctgtcctcgctgctcctgctctcgctaattacgctcctactatttccgcccttactgctcttactcctgcagcttttactcttaatgcgcctactcctacggttactgctcttattgctgctactcttaatgctctagctctcactgctattgctctcgctactctcgctattcttgctactactact ctcctacccttgctactcctgctattcttactgctcctgctcctacggctcttacttctacgtcctgctcttgctactcttactcctaccgctcttactcctccgcattccgcaatcctccctattactgcttctgctctcgccacttcctctatctctactatccccgtccttcttgctgctctcgctttccccgctgttcccgctgtctctactgctctcttctgccccttacctcctacgcctcctccacctgcggtaactgcggtttcggcggccgctaccgctcctcttgtcgctgctcttactaccctcgctactttcgctttccttgctgctcttaatatcttcgctatcaatcctacggcttctgttctcgctgctcctgatactcttactatctctactgtccttactttgtcccttgtccttgtaacttgcactgctcttaatattcttattactactcctactacccctgcacctgttgccgcttctgcccctgctatccttgctgcttataatatccttacttctacctcttacctcttacagcttatatacacctccggctactgctattgctactgctactctcctactttcgctatcctcgctactcttactgtccttactatcctcgctgttcttactatcctcgctgtcctcattatcctcgctgcttccgctgtccttacaatcctcgctgtcctcgttgtcctcgctgcttccgctgtccttacaatcctcgctgtcctcgttgtcctcgctgcttccgctgtccttacaatcctcgctgtcctcgttgtcctcgctgcttccgctgtcctttctacccttactgcccttactatcctcgctgttcccgctgtccttgcaatcgctacaattaacttaatagttaattcccttgccgttcgcccctttcttgcgctgcccttgttgctcttactgtcctcgcaatcatcgcaatcaccttaa
- a CDS encoding RecQ, Superfamily II DNA helicase, producing the protein MAQRCKKLGISCVEWQSRRPPDAAAVVLVTPESAVGEEFATFLNRLRATRQLDRIIIDECHIVLNRQYTFRKQMQQLGKLVAVETQMVMLTATLPPSEEDELFRRMHFERGQVRMFRAPTARSNIAYRVVRVEKERKRQEVEATVLAMVQQKVRKYKSGKIVVYGNSVPKVKGLAEKLKCHAYHHHAVGKASMLEEFMGGKQRVIVATSALGMGVDVPDIRCIVHMDWPFSVLDYAQESGRAGRDGERSEAIMMVQDGEQRAADDKQGEAEQRLVRAYVEGIDEAATCRRSRREEMEEEEMEEEEMEEEMEEEMEEEMEEMEEVEEVEEVEEMEVVEVAEGGSSNEEEAETLEREQEEAAGV; encoded by the exons atggcacagcggtgcaagaagctagggatatcgtgcgtagagtggcagagtcggcgtccgccagacgcagcagcggtggtgttagtgacgcccgagtcggcagttggagaggaatttgcaacgtttttaaaccggctacgagcgacgcggcagctagatcggattattatcgacgagtgccatatcgtgttaaaccggcagtacacgttccgcaagcagatgcagcagctaggtaagctagtggctgtagagacgcagatggtcatgttaacagcaacgttgccacccagcgaggaggacgagttattccggcgaatgcattttgagcgtgggcaggtaagaatgtttagggcaccaacagcacggagcaacatagcgtaccgggtggtaagggtagagaaggagaggaagagacaggaggtagaggcaacggtgttggcgatggtacagcagaaggtccgaaagtataagagcggcaagattgtagtgtacggcaactcagtgccaaaggtcaaggggttagccgagaagctcaagtgccatgcgtatcatcaccacgcggttggcaaggcaagcatgttggaggagttcatgggcggcaagcagcgggtgattgtggcaaccagcgcgttgggcatgggagtggacgtgcccgatatccggtgcattgtccacatggattggccgtttagcgtgttggattacgcgcaggagagcgggcgagccgggcgagacggggagcggagcgaggccatcatgatggtgcaggacggcgagcagcgagcggcggatgacaagcagggggaggcggagcagcggttggtgcgagcatacgtcgaaggcatagacgaggcggcgacatgtagacgg agccgacgggaggagatggaggaggaggagatggaggaggaggagatggaggaggagatggaggaggagatggaggaggagatggaagagatggaggaggtggaggaggtggaggaggtggaggagatggaggtggtggaggtggccgagggcggcagcagcaacgaagaagaggcggagacattggagagggagcaagaagaggcggcaggcgtttaa